AATTTTTGTACCGCGTTGACGGTAAAGAATTGAACCACCAGTTACGAATTGACCATCAGCACGTTTAGCACCAAGGCGTTTTGCTTCAGAGTCACGTCCGTTCTTTGTAGAACCTACTCCTTTTTTCGAAGCGAAAAACTGAAGGTCTAAAGATAGGAATAATTTCATTTGGTTCCACCTCCTACACCATTTTATATTTTAATTCAATGTAGTCACCATAACTAGAAACCATAGTATAAAATTGCGTTACCATAGTGTTCATGATGACTTGTAATTTTGAGTCTGTATCAGTATCTAAATCGGTAGGAAGTTGGACAGATAAATATCCGCCTTGTTCTCCTTGCTCGATTTCAGGTTCTATTTGGCAAATTTGTACAATGGCATTAACTGTACCAAAAGCAATAGCTGATGCACCTGCACAAACTAAATCACGACCATAAACATCGGATAATGCATGGCCAGATATTTCAAACCCGTAAGATTTACGATTTTCATCGCTTTGTATAGTTACCGTAATCATCTTTTCACCTCTGACTTAAGCGTTGATAGATTCAACAACTAATTTAGTGTAAGGTTGACGATGACCTTGTTTACGACGGTAGTTTTTCTTCGCTTTGTATTTGAATACAGTGATTTTTTTAGCGCGACCTTCTTTAACAACTTTCGCTGTTACAGTAGCACCTTCAACTGTTGGAGCTCCAACTTTAACTGTTTCGCCACCTACGAATAAAACTTTATCAAAAGTTACTACTTCATCAGCTTCGACACCTAGTTTTTCAACATAGATTTCTTGTCCAGCTTCTACTTTGATTTGTTTACCACCAGTTTCGATAATTGCGTACATTTTACTGCACCTCCTCTTAGACTCAGACTCGCCTGATATGAAAGGTGATCAACAGATTCTTATAAACCTTTCCAGAGCGGTTGTAGCACGGGTGCTACAAACAATAACATTAAAATACTAACACAGCGTCCTTTTTAAGTCAATCTTTTCATTACGTGTTTTTCAAAAGCTAATCGATATTTTCGATAACGCCATTCACTTATAATTTTCATTAATAAAAACAAGCTTAAAATAAAAATAAAAAGAGAGCGAGGTAAAAGAATAAATGTGATAAGTACTGAAAAAATAATAAGAATTAAGGATATGGCTAGAAAAAATTCATAACTTCTAGCATTCCCATTAAAAATCAATATTAAAGAAAAAACAATCCTACCGCCATCTAAAGGCCAAATAGGAATTAAATTAATCAATAATAATATCATTTGTATTTTTAAAAAGGGTTCTGCAAACAAAGGATCTAACAATGGTGTAACCAATATACACCCTAATGTTGCAATAGGACCTCCAAGAGCTATAAACAGTTGTTTTGAAGGATTAAGCGCAAAACCACTCTGCAACTCAATTTCTCCACCATACGGCATTATGACACAACGCTCCACCTTTACCTTGACTAGCCAAGCAGCTATTAAATGACCTACTTCATGGACAATTAGAGATGTTAAAATCATTGCGTAATACGCTACATCACCATATAAAACCATACCAAATAATAATGGTAGGAATAATGGGTGGATTACCATTCGAGTCACGATTGAACATACTCTCTCATCCATTTAATCGTTTCTTCTAAATTCAATGATTTCCCATTCGTCTCTATTTGTATATAAAGATCGCCGGCCTCATCTTTATTTGCAATTGTTTGTCCTTTAGCTACTGAAGTGTAGGGTAACACTGAAAATGAATCCAAAAAGCCATAGGTAACCGTTGTATTATTTTCATAATAAACAGATATTGTTCTTCCAATATTCGTATTATGCCCGGTAAATACAATTAAGCCATTCTCAATCGCTAATATTGGAAGTGGCTTCTCAAACGTTAATAAGTATCCATCATCATATGGTTTTACTGCAATAAAAGATAAAAGCTGATTGTCAACCGCTTCTTGTGAAACAGCTATTGTTGGGTCTTCTTCAGTCCCAAAGGCTTCTCTTAAAACATTGCGCATAAAATTCAAATCCTCAGAGCTATATACAATTTTTTTAATATCCGTATTTATTTGTCCATTTTGTTGTAAATGATTCGTTGCAAGAACCGCAACACATAAAAGCCCTGCACCAATCCATTTC
Above is a genomic segment from Lysinibacillus sp. PLM2 containing:
- the rpmA gene encoding 50S ribosomal protein L27; amino-acid sequence: MKLFLSLDLQFFASKKGVGSTKNGRDSEAKRLGAKRADGQFVTGGSILYRQRGTKIYPGTNVGRGGDDTLFAKVDGVVKFERMGRDKKKVSVYPVAQEA
- the rplU gene encoding 50S ribosomal protein L21 yields the protein MYAIIETGGKQIKVEAGQEIYVEKLGVEADEVVTFDKVLFVGGETVKVGAPTVEGATVTAKVVKEGRAKKITVFKYKAKKNYRRKQGHRQPYTKLVVESINA